GATGACAACATGTCCAAGTGACTGGCCAAGGGTAGATATTAGTAAACACTGTCGTTCTTCCTTCCTGCTAGAATTGGGTTTAATTTTAGACTTCTGTTTGGTTCACGAAGAGCAAATGGAAAAGCACGCAGGAACTCCAGAGCAGGAGGGCGAAGGCCAGTGTTGGAGGAGCCCTCCCCTGAGGAGGATGCTGTTTCCTCTGGCCTCTGGGGGCCTCTGCGCTCTCCatcataaaatggaaatatctGCCCTACTCCCCTCACAAGGCAAATTGAGAACAGAGGGCTTAATTCTTATGAAAGCATCTTACAAATATAAAGTAGCATAGTCCTACTGCTTCATAATCAACTCTTAGATCTACAGGCTCTAACAACTGTAGAATACAGTCATCTCATAGGATGCCATTGCCtccaaaaaaaatcccttcttttCAGAAATCAAGAAAAGCCATGAAGTGGAAAAGAAATCACTTGAGGATATGCTTCACGAGAAGCAGGAATCACTGGAGGTGCGTCTATCTCACTTACCCCCAGCCCCCCAAAATATCCCCATTCCTGAGGTTTGTGTGGTTTGGGTAATGTTTCTGTGTACATTTGCTATGTTTTTGGTGTCTGCTTGCTAACTTGTGCTCCACATTTCattgtttgttttagaaacaaATCAATGATCTGAAGAGTGAAAATGATGCTTTAAATGAAAAGTTGAAatcagaagaacaaaaaagaatatcgagagagaaagcaaatttaGTAAGTTGTGTGTGCTTCTCCATCACTACTGAGTTCTTTTCTGCTCAGCTGCCTGTGAAGGTCAGCCTGTGTTCAGCAGCTGGGGAAATGATAGCGGTTTGGAATCCTTTTCCTATGTTGCAGAGTAATTTTTAAACTGGCTTCTTTGTTTACTGATGGTTTTTAGAAATCCCAAGACCTGACATACAGAGGAAGCCCAGTACATTGCGAGTGGTCTAAACCGATAACTATGGGAAGACAAGAAAATTGtcagtgagggtcagggtttcATGTGAAgactacacttttttttcttaaaaaaaaaaaaaaaaaaaaaaaaacagaacctcCCTGGTATATTGAGTTAAAATTGACATAGCACAACATTCACCCTTAGTTAAATGTGCAGTTCAGTGGTTCACAAATTGTGCATTGGTCACTATTATCTACTTCCAGAGCATTTTGTCactccagaaagaaaccctgtacccattccCCACTAaatccccccaaaccccccatccCTAgggaaccaccattctactttctttctccatGGATTTGCCAActctggacatttcctataaatggaatcatgttcTGTAtggctttttgtgtctggctgctTGGGCTCGGCTTCTGTCCTTGAGATCGATGTGTATTATAATATGTATAGACACTTCATTCCTATCTGTGTCTGACCAATAGGTCATAGGATAATCCTCACTTGGGAAAAGTATAGATTTATCTCGTAAGCTCACCTTTCTCTTGCAACTTGTATCCTAATTCACCTGGCCCCaccttttctgtttctgtcttcagTGCTACCATTTCCCTTCCATATGTTTGTGCCTGAGACTGCAGAAGCAAAGTTCTTTTGCCACTTAAAATCTGCTAGCTTGGAAAGTACGTGTGCGTGGGTCTCTTAGTGAAATTTTTCACGGGTGTCTTTGGATACCCTCTAGACTTTTGAATACAATTGGATGAGACGAGGTCATACCCAGTGAAACTTCAAAACTATCTATACTGGGAGATTTTTAGACAAAAgagcaattttaaaaacaaagcaaaaatctagGCTTACATGCAGGGTGTAAACCTTATAAGTGGTTCCAGGAGTGGGTTTTAAAGGGATTTCTGGAACTGCAGCAGTTTTTGAAAACGAACGGAAACAGATTGAGGAAAGCAGGGTTACCTGAGGCCTGACCCCCTGTGGGAATGCACCTGACGCCCTGGGAGAGCACATTTGAGGAAGGCCTGGGCCAGCAGGGACATCAGCAAAGGTGCGGTGGAAACGGGGCTGTGAATGCTCGAAGTTTAAAAATGGACATGGTATTGCTTCTCAGCCTTCTGGCTATGATCAGGTGTAAAAATGGACAGAGTAAATGACAGAGTAAATGATGTctccttttaagaaaaatgaggtactggttttttttttcccctaaagataaTACATCCTGTGTCAAAGGATGACAGTATTTGAGGCCTATGAAATTTGGGCAAGAGCTCTGGATTTGCAGACTTGGGTGTTAAGCCTGCCCCAGCCCTTTCCCGCTCTGGCACCTTCCCTGAGCCGGTCCCCTGGGTTGTGGGACTCTCTGTGTCCTATGGAGTGAGGGGTTTACATAGGTAGTCCTGAAGACCCATTCCCTGATCATCCCTGAGGCTTGGTCTGGAGCCCAAGGAGTATAATTTGGATGACTTACCCACGGACACCTGTCTGAGATTAGACATCCCGTTGGTAGAACTGACATGGTCAGTTTGTATGTTTGGGATGATTCACTTAGATTTCCAGAACTAAAGCAAGGAGTGAGGATTCCACTCTGGTGGTGTGCTCTAAGAGGATCTCTCCCCTTATGCAGCATTTATTTTGGATAGAATTTTAGTAGTGCATGTGCTCTATGCTGTAGGGTGTCACAGAATAAACGAGAAGGACAGGCCAAGCCAATAGAGTCCCCTCATAATAAAAATGCCAAAGACTCAGGACATGATTGTCACTGTGTTTTCCAGAAAGCCCTAGAAATGCACTGCCCTTTCACTCCTGATCAATTACCAACTTTGTTGACAGAGAACAgttgttcccttttctccccaccaAACAGCAGTAATGGACTGTCATGGCCTCAACTCTAGCCAGAGTTGTTTTGCGTTGTAAgcaatgcttttttttcccccctattccAGTAAAATATTTGGTGTGACCAATATTTTCCCGTGTTAAGTTCCTGATAAATGAAAGAAGTGTTTGTTTTCAAGGATGAAATGATTTCATTCTTCTAACCGAAGACTGTGAGATTACTGTTCTCTTAACCCTTTGTCCGCCTCTTCCTCTAGCTGCTGTGAGAAGGTTAGAAGTCTCTGCCCCAATATCTAAATCTAATCAGAGACTCTGTCTGTTAAGAATTTAACAACGTGCAGTTAAATAACCAAAGCTGCGTTCTGCTGTGTCTGTTCCAGAAGAACCCTCAGCTCATGTACCTGGAGCAGGAGTTAGAGAGCCTGAAGGCCGTGTTGGAGATCAAGAACGAGAAACTTCATCAGCAAGACATCAAGTTAATGAAAATGGAGAAACTGGTATGTTTCTTTCAGGGGTTTACCCAGCAGAAACGAAGTCTGTGTCATAGGAACTAGGCTCTGAGCTAGAACTGTGGAGTCATTTTAACTGCTACTTCAAGGTACTTGGAAATGTGCAGAAGGTAACAGAGGCTACATTTGCTtctgtgggttggctccaggTTTATTTATTGCTGCcttctggaacttttttttttgtttcccaagGAATATAGAAAGCAGCATTTGGGTCCTTGGAAAAACCACAACAAACAAATTAGGCTTCCGTTTTAGTGGTCTCTGAATCTTAATGCATCTAtgaagaatcttaaaaacatgtaaaaaacaGTACTTTCATATATCACCAACTCTGGACTGGTGTCTTATTCACAGacagttaaaaatgtaaatgaatcaCATGAGGGCAATGCAGTTTGCTATCTAAATTCCTCCTCTTTCTCGTGAATTAGAATGTAATAGAAGAGTCGTGCTCTCATAAAATTAATCTGGCTGGACAGATGTAAacattatgaaaaataagaatgaagcGGAGTTTGTAGCCTTGAGGGCAGAGCACCGATTCAGCCAGAGACAGGTTTACTGAGAAGTCCGTGTTTGAGTGGGGTGCCCAGCCCTAGTACACAGCTGCTGGGAGACAGGAGTCTCACCAAGTGGGCGGGGTTTGGCGAGGAAGCTTAAGTGATCCCAGCTATTGCCATACTTTGCCCTTGACTGTGCCAGCTGCCTCACTGTGCCTGTCCCTTGTCCCCCAATTATGAGTGATTCATGGTTGAGTGACCGAGTGCCTCGTTCAAACCCAAACCAGCGCTGGACAACAGGGAGCCTGGAGGCCACTCTTTGTTTGCTTCCTGGTTTGTCTGAGTTTTAGTGTTTGGTTTGGTTCAGTTTTCTAGAGACACCATTACCTCACGGTTGAGGGATGTAAGGGCTAAACCCCCATCTGGATATACAGGCACTTTGACATGCCAGGcagttttggtatttattttaaaggaaggaaagaagaattcTTATGGTTGATTAATGAGCCTAATCTGGCATAGATACCAGTTTCTGCCAAAGGTCATCCTGTTCCATCAAGCCTGATAACTCAGCTAATCTCACAGTCACTGGTCCTGTAGATCGCCCTGCTAATAATTTGTTGCCCCATGTACCATTCGTGCATCCAGACTTTTCAAAATACCATATACATGAAGAACAGGCTCTGTTATAAAATTGACAACACATTATAATTTTTGTTGacccagaaatatttttgtttcttgccGTGCCCGAGAAGTATCCTGGTACTCGTTAGCATCGAGTTGCTGCAACAGGTAAACCCGTGGTTACTTTATCTTCAGGCACACCTCAGTGAACGATATTGTGGGTTTGGTTTGAGACCACGGCAATGCCAGTgttgcaataaagtgagtcaaatgcaATTTTTGGTTTTCCAGTGCACGTAGAAAGAAGTCTGTTAAGTCTGCAATAGCATTATAtctaaacaaaactaaacaaaaaagtCAATGCACATACCCTAATTAAAAAGTGCTAACTATCTGaactttcagtgagtcataatcaCTAAACAGGTCACCATAGCGAATGTAATAGtatagaaaaagtttgaaatatttccaGAATGACCAAAATGTGTCAAAAACCTTGAAGagagcaaatgctattggaaaagtAGCACCAGTAGACTTGCTTGACATGGGGTTGCCACAGATCttcaatttattaaaacaaacaaaaaatcccagaAAACCCACAATACCTGCACAGCACGAAGAAGtgacatataataaaatgaagtatGCTTGTATTTGTAAGCTTGGAGCCTGTGTAGAAAATGAGACTCCTAGAAAGCAAGGCGGCTTTCTCAGTACGAAAGCTTTGGTATGAAAACCAGCTCTGCCCGTGGTTGGCTGTGTGGGAACACGAGGACTAGTCTCCTGTGGAAGAAGGCACTGAATGAGATAATACCATCCGGCCAATCCCTGCCCAGTCTCTCATTCCAGATTTCCCCACCTCATGTGTTATCTTGAATTCCTTTGTAATTGCTGGAAATCCCAAGGCTCCCTTTCTCTTACAGTCTCATTTTTGGGAAGGTTATCCCCCCTGGCTGGCTTGTCCTGAGCACTTTCTGGATAATAGGAAATGCTAAGAACAGTAGGACTCCCAACCGAGAATCATAATCAGAGTGGATTAGTCATACACTGCCGAGACAGGGATTAGCATAAATTCTGACAGAGCTACGAGGTCACCGCCTCAGCAAGTAAGAAAATCTTACCTTTAGAAAGTAGGGGGATGTAATCAGCTCTTCGTCATGTTAAGTGATGAAATGTCTTCTGGGATTTTATCCTTGAACCTCTCCCCTGATCAGTTTGTTTTCCCTGGAAGTTTAGCCTGGGCAGGCCCGCAGGAGAACGGATGTCTCTTCCCCTGAATGGAGGAGGGAGGCTTTGTGTAGCGAGTGCTCCTTCTCCTGGTTGGGGTTCCACGGAGCTTGGTGAATCGGCGCTTTGTGTGGCCACCCGAATTTAAGACTACCGAGAAACTCCAAACCGCGTTTAGACCATAATGAACAAGAACTGTCAGCTGTGGGCCTACTAGGAGTTTTCTTTTGAAcacggggatttttttttttttttctccagaatttACCACAGGAAGCTGTAGTGCAGGCCTGCGCTATTGTCATTTGACCACCTTGCAACTGAAGGAGATGCCCAGGGCCCATGGTTGCCCAGGGCTGGGCACCAGTTCTCAGGGGCAGTTCTAaaacctcctccccacctccccccaccccaaccctgaaCAAGTCCATCACCCCTGGGGCCACATCAATGACCTGgcagagcttttttaaaaatacatttttaaaaaattattagtcaattaaaaaatagattttaaaaatcgattttttttatatttcaactttattttttcagtgttccaagatgaaAAACACACATCTAGATGCTCTGTTTGGCTGCCTCAGATTCTTTGGCAGCATGTCCATGTGTAGCTATTTCAGAATTCGACTAAACCTTCCTTAATGAAATCTCTCCAAGTGCGTTAGTGTCAGGAATGCGTCTGAGGGAAGGAGGGGCTTTCCTGTTTGATGTCTAAATGCAAGCGTTCTCGTTCACACCAAGGTGGACAACAACATAGCCTTGGTTGACAAACTGAAGCGATTTCAGCAGGAGAATGAGGAACTGAAAGCTCGCATGGACAAGCACATGGCGATTTCCAGGTAAGCACGGTCCCGTTTTCCCTGAGCTCTTCCTGTCCTCGTTACCACACTCCATCCCCAGGGAGCGTGAAATAGGGCTGAAGTGGCTGGTTCACCAGGTACTGACTTCCATGTGGAAAATAGGATGGGAGCCAATGGTGTGGGCCACTATGACCCCCGGCTTCCTGACCCCGAGATGCTTTCAGAGAAGGAGCATCACAAGACCCAGGAAGAAACAGCCCCAAGCATGAGACAGTCATAAGATATGGAGAAAAGCTGTGGTAGGGCCACCCAGCCAACAGGGAACTTGCCCCCAAAGGTACTTTTCCTTGGACTGAGGCTTACACTCCCAACGTTTCTCCCGCAACCAGGCCCTCCAGTGCCCAGTCAGCCCTGGGCAGGACTCCCTTTTGTTCCAAAGGGATTGTTTCGTGGGCTCAAATATTAAGTGGTAAGAATTTTTTCAAGTTCCTTTGAACTCAGGTCCACGTGGTTTGTGGCTCTTTTTTTGTCCTCAAGGCAACTTTCCACCGAGCAGGCTGTTCTTCAGGAGTCCCTGGAGAAGGAGTCCAAGGTCAACAAGAGACTGTCCATGGAGAACGAGGAGCTGCTGTGGAAGTTGCACAACGGGGACTTGTGCAGCCCCAAGAGGTCCCCCACGTCCGCCGCTGTCCCCTTCCAGTCACCGAGGAACTCcggctccttccccagccccagcatctcACCCAGATGACGCTTTCTGGAAGCTGGGAGACTGTCCACAAGCATTTGTACAGGTCTGCGGGACTGACCCTAACCACACCCATGGGAGCGAGCGCTACAGTAGTGGACACATGCTGACCACTCGGGAACTGGAGAGTCGCCACCCCCAAGGCTCCTGTGGAGACTGGAACTCTGGAGGAAGACTTGGACCCCGTCCCAGAGCCTCCCCCGCAAAGATCTCAGAATGGATCTACATGGACGCTGTTGCACAGAGCACTTCAAGAACAAGAGGGTCTTGTTCATTGCCTTTTTCACCTaagcagaaggggaaaaaaaactctcAGGGGCCTGTTAAGATAAAGATTTATAACCTTTATAATGTTCTTCACCACAGACAACCttcttgtgatttttgttttggtctgACTGGGGATGTGTGAATGAAATGGGTGCAGAGAGTGTCCTGTGTTTGACGCTGCCTCCTTTGCTCTGAATTGAAAGTCCGATGCTGCGTAAATCTGGGTATGTACTAATCTAATAACAGTCCGTGTATGCATTTCTGCAAAAGCCATAGGAGGAGGAATGATAGTCGCTTGAATTAAAATTCTCTACCACCAACTTGGCTCAGCCCTTGACGGTGGGGAGTGGTAATGACAGGAAAAGCTTTGACTTGTCCATGTCTATCCAGCTCTGAATCCTTCTGGAGTAACTTGTTGGCAGGCTTTCGGTGCTTAGCAATGTCAGCTGAAACTAGTTAGATTTTTAATGTCCCCACGTGAACCTAACATGATACTACAATCTATTTTCTCAGGCTATGCGCAAATAGAGGAccctaatttttctaaaaatctgtaTAAAGCAAAAGGGCAGTACTGGTTGATTTACTTCTGCCTTACTTTTACCTTGATCTGAGCTGTTCCCACGGGTTGAAACTATCTGCTCTCCTATGATCCTCACTCCCCGccttcctcttctcccaaccccccgccccactgCCCCACCTCTCACCAGAGCCACAAAAGCAAACCTTCTACCTCCTACCTACTTTTCTCTGGGACAAGAAATATGCTTTTCCAGAGCCAGCTCATCATCGAGGTGCCAAAACCACTTTCCAAATAAACCAAGGCCTGGATCTCCTAGTACAAATTTTGGGAAACCCTAGAGAGAATGAAGAGTAAGTCATTAGCTAGTTAGAACTAAGGTAGGATTCCGTGCTTCTCGAGGAGCAGGAACAGCCTGTTTAACGTAATGATGCCGTATTGAGTAAAACATTTGGAGAAGAGATGCTGTTTCCATGCATCCTTTGAAGAATCCTTCTGTCCTTGAGAAAGTAGCAGAATGGTCATTGAATGAATGGACAATGTGCAACTCCCTCCAAGCTGCATTGCAGTTTCTTTTCAGAACTTATTACCTCCCCCCTTTCTAGTACTTCGGTTGGGGGGAAGTAGAAGGAAGACCTgtggcttcctctccctctccctgcatgtCAGTGTTTACTAACCTGTGTCGCTGATGCCCAGTGGCTTTACAAGCAACCGCTATAGGGTAAGAATGGACTTGGAATACTAGAGGTGGATATGAGTCCTCATTTACATGTATACTACATAGCAAACTGATCTTCATGATGCATGGTTGTTTTTATTAGTGATTGTGTCTCAAGCCTTTAACCTCCAACTGTTTCTTATGTATGTAACCTTCCATGTTTGCTTCTGATAAATGGAAATAGAGGTTCACTGCCACCTCCTGGCATAGCTCTCCGCTTGCCCTTCTGAGTTGTTTTCAATGCCATTAGCCAAAGTCGGGTTTGCCATCCATCTCCTACGCATGGGACATCTTGTGCTGTTCCTTGCTGTCCTCCATACCATTTAGGTGTCTAGGGAAATCAGTCTTTTACACAATTAATACAAAATGTCTTCAGAGAATGGGAGGCAACAGGAGAGTAGATAGGAAATGAACCAgagaactttgattttttttcttttccaaaccaAATGTTTTTCACGTAGGATGCAAAATGTTGGCACGTCATGAAAATATGGATGTATAAACTGTAGTTGTGATCAGTTTGTAGTGATGGAAAGTGTATTTTACTTTGATCAAATAAATAATGCTGGAATATTCAATGTAAGAATTGTAACCTCTGACCTAGTCCATCCTCCAAAGTGGCTAAAACCCAGTTTTAGCCCTTCTCAAGACCCAGGTGGCCGTCTGTCTCCTCTTCAGCTGTTTCCCAGGAGCTTCCAATGCAATGACAGAATTAGTCATGGGGCTGAAATCTGCCTTTCAGAGTGAGACTTACAGGTAAGCTTCTCTGAATTCCCAGCTATGTGTGTTGGAGAAATTTTGACAGATTTTAACAATTTCTTCTGGATAAGGTAAGAAAATGGGAAGAGCTAaagtctaaatatttttaaagatggcaAAAAAGCCTAAATGAAGTTGAGTCTTCCTTGAcctggaaatttattttataatgaaagttgaatttttttaaaaatactcgagaattttttaaaactcgtACTTTTGAGTACGGCAGCTTAGAAAGGCAAGTTTACGCCATTTTTTTGATACCTTTGTATTTGCATTGTAGATGTGGCCGACCCATGTATTACTGCATTTTTAGGTCCTCATGTGTTGTAGTTGTGGTATCAAATAGAATCTTGGGTAATGATCCAAACATTGCTGCCAGCAAGTCCTCCTGGATGCGCttcaaaacaaactaaaaaatgaacacttagcttattttgtttttacagaaaCTTGCTTATTTAATAGAAATGAGGATATAAAGTTAATATCGatgcttttttattataaaaagtaGAAATGCATGGAGATAGGTAAGCAATCAAAATACATGCTCTCTGTCAGAGGAGTTAACACTTCTATTATTAGACCGGATGACTTCCTTTTAGTTGGGATGTCTGGGTCTGACTcacagggcagggggtggggtctGGCACTTGACATCAGCCTCTGGCAAAGCATTAGTCAAAAGAACCCCGAAGCGGGTTATGGACACAGATGAACTTTCCATCAATTTTTCGTACTTCATTTGCCAAGTCAGGAAGACTCAACAGTGGTAGCAACTGTGGTCTCCCCTTGGAGATTGTGAGCAGTGCAAATATAATATCCTACATCAATGGTCTCAAAGTCTTCGATGGTCAGGGTGCTCTGGGAGATTCTTGTGGTGTGCCCCAGTCCTCTGTGGATCAGCCTCCAACTGTCTTGAATTGTCACGGGCCTTTCATCCTGTTGAACGACACCCCCATGTGCTGAAGCACAAGCAACAGGCTTCTACAAACAGCTCCCATTCACCCAGCACCATTGGGTGTTGTTTTCCAAGGCCAAAATACGTACTTATAAAAGATTATTTGGTATGTGTAGCACAGGGGAGCTTTTACACTGTATAAACATAATACTGTTTGGCACGCTCTTTCTGGTCTTCAGTAAGTGGctacttaatataaaatttattcttttggaaCTCCAAGAATGTAGAACTGgaattaggcaaaaaaaaaaacaaaacagggataaAAATTTCCACTGCTCTCCTCTTGACATTGCCCACTCCGTAGTTCTATGTCACAGAATTTAAAGGCAATTGTGAATGAGTAAGAGCTCTTGATTGTTCAGATTTGGGGAAGCAGAAGTAGAAATCGATATTCCAAAGGACTCCGGTGAGGAGAAAAGCTGTACCCCAAGGATGGATAACCTGATGCCCTAGATGACATAACTTCCTATTTCTAGAAAGTGAGATGGTCACTTTTAAGATGCTTCATCCAACTTTGGTGATAAAAATATAGTGTGTTCTAGATTAATTTAACCTAACTCTAATATTACCAGTATTACAAAAAAAATACCCTTTGTGTTCATAGAAAGAAAGCATGCTGTTGCAAATCACTGATGTCTTCAAAGTGtgacattgctttttaaaaacatgtaccTAGTCCTAGGAAACTTTTTTCCAGGGAGAGTTATTTTCTACCAATCATAGTAGCCAATACACTTCTGCCTTATGGGCTGTGTCTTAGGAGGCCAAATCTCTTCTGGCAAGGCAGGGATTATTCCATGGTGGTAGAAAGCTGTTTATTTTAGTGAGCAAAACAGGCACAGGGGCTAAATGTGCAGTAGTTGCTCTTATggaaagtctattttaaaatagaCTGTCTGCAAGGCCAAATCTCTGAGCAGCACCTTTTTGCCAGGGCCTACATTTTTATGCCCACTTGGTGGATGTCCTCAGCACAGGGCATAGTTTCTCCGGGGAGAGCTCTCTGCTGGAAACCAAGTGGCCTCCAAATGACCCACAAttgggggtggagaaagagggaggcTCCCTACTTTGCTTTTCAGGTCTCATCGTGCTCAAGGGTTATGgagaaaaataacatataaagaGGGTATGCTGAACTGCCTGACGgaacccatttttttcaaaaaaaaaaaaaaaagccacttgtAAATATAATGAAATGTCTTAGAAAACCAGTAAGCCTGGGCTCCTACTGTGGTTCCACAACTCCCTGCACTTCTCAAGTTCTGATCTCTTCCCTTACAGGAGGGGATAGAGGACAAAACAGCGAGCTGAGAGAGCTGGCTGGGGCCGGGGGTGGACAGCCCTTACCTTCTGTCCTGGATAGATCCACCTGAATTCCACCTCAACGTCGGGTTCCCCGAGGACTGTGCAGAGGACACTGATGTCATCCCCACTTCTCACCTTGTTTGAGGACGCCAAGATGGTTGTTGACGGAGGGCCTCTGGGAACTGAAAGGAAGCGAGGGACAGGGAAAGTGAGGTGGAATCCGTGTGACCTTGCAGACAAACCTTGAGACGCATTCTACTCTTCGAACAGCGCTGTAACGTTTCGGCCTGCCTTCCAGCTTCCCGGCCAACTTCCGGTGTCCTCTGCggcctcttctctaccttgaTGGTCTGGGGTGCGTGCTTATCCAGGACTCCCAGGCCTGGCCCCTTATATTTACACTGGGAGAGGAGGCTGAAAGTTCAGGGAATAAGAAAGTTGAGGGAGAAGAAGGTGCATGGGGAAAGAGCAAGCAGAAGGTAGAGAAGGGGTGGGCCGGGAGGAGGGGAGCTGAAGGGGTGAGGAGGAGCCAGGCGGGTGTGTGACTGTCCGTCCTCAGAAGGAAGAGGACAATGAGTCGAAGGAAAAAGATGTTCGCAGGAAGGGTGCAGCTACTACATCTGTTGGCCGTCCCTTTACTTCACAGCGATGTAGAAACATCTCTTCACTGGGATCGGTTCTCTCAAGTGATTGCGATGGCAGCCTTGAGCAAGGCAATGGACTAGGAGCTGGGACAACCCAGACGTGGTCTCTGAGCCCTTGGGGACCTCTCTTCATGGTCTGGAGGGGGCAGACACTAAGCAAGTAAGTGTGCAGTTTATATAAAACCTGAGTTCTGTTAGGAACTGTGAAGGAGAAGCCCAGCATGTTCTAGAAGCTCAGAATAGTCTGCAGAGCAAGAAGGGCTTCCTTGATTCAGGGAACAATGTTAGAACTAAAATCTGACGGCTGAGCTTATCAGGcacggagggagaagcagggaggcagCTGCGGCCTGGGGAATCCCAGTGTGTAGAGCCCCTGCCATGAAGTGGACAAAGGCCAGGCAGGCTGCAGGCTGGGGAGGCAGGCTGCAGGCTAGGGG
The DNA window shown above is from Neovison vison isolate M4711 chromosome 11, ASM_NN_V1, whole genome shotgun sequence and carries:
- the MTUS1 gene encoding microtubule-associated tumor suppressor 1 isoform X5 — its product is MGCSSSKMCLYPPCAATRREEALKQHKTLSQELVNLRGELVTASSTCEKLEKARNDLQIAYEGFVQKLNQQHQTDLSELENRLKEFYTGECEKFQNIYIEEAEKYKTQLQEQFDNLNAAHETSKLEIEASHSEKIELLKKAYETSLSEIKKSHEVEKKSLEDMLHEKQESLEKQINDLKSENDALNEKLKSEEQKRISREKANLKNPQLMYLEQELESLKAVLEIKNEKLHQQDIKLMKMEKLVDNNIALVDKLKRFQQENEELKARMDKHMAISRQLSTEQAVLQESLEKESKVNKRLSMENEELLWKLHNGDLCSPKRSPTSAAVPFQSPRNSGSFPSPSISPR